One Ictalurus furcatus strain D&B chromosome 24, Billie_1.0, whole genome shotgun sequence DNA segment encodes these proteins:
- the LOC128600773 gene encoding olfactory receptor 6N2-like, with translation MDFTNVTYLTLNGHVDLQTYRYVYFLITLTVYILIIVFNTVVIFVIVMNKCLHEPMYIFIAALLCNALFGATALYPKLLTDLLSEKQVSFYHGCLFQAFCVYTYAASEFMLLSAMAYDRYVSICKPLHYSNIVKMPTVRKLICFSWFLPCCAMSIGYILLSLLPLCNFKMNRIYCDSYSIIKLSCTGTSVINLFGLAIFSVAVFPPVIFIIYSYMRILAVCLKNSKDFRRKALQTCLPHLLIFINFSVNICFEIINNRLESNQIPHIITIILSVEYLLIPPLFNPIIYGLKLQEILKSIKRLISWKRAEVYF, from the coding sequence ATGGATTTTACTAATGTTACGTATTTAACACTTAATGGACATGTGGATTTACAGACTTACAGATatgtttatttcttaattaCTCTCACAGTGTACATATTAATCATTGTATTTAATACTGTTGTAATTTTTGTCATAGTCATGAACAAATGTCTCCATGAGCCCATGTACATTTTCATTGCTGCTCTGCTTTGCAATGCTCTCTTTGGAGCAACTGCTCTTTATCCTAAACTGCTCACTGATTTACTTTCTGAAAAACAAGTCAGTTTTTACCATGGCtgtttatttcaggctttttgtGTTTATACATATGCTGCATCAGAATTCATGCTGCTATCAGCTATGGCCTATGACCGATATGTGTCTATCTGTAAACCTTTACATTATTCAAATATTGTAAAAATGCCCACTGTCAGAAAGCTCATATGTTTTTCATGGTTTTTACCTTGTTGTGCAATGAGTATAGGATACATACTACTATCCCTGCTTCCATTGtgtaattttaaaatgaatagaaTATACTGTGATAGTTACTCGATTATCAAATTAAGTTGTACAGGAACATCTGTTATTAACCTTTTTGGACTTGCTATTTTCAGCGTTGCTGTATTTCCTCCAGTGATCTTCATAATCTACTCGTACATGAGGATACTCGCTGTGTGTTTAAAGAATTCTAAAGATTTCAGAAGAAAAGCTCTACAGACCTGTTTACCACATCTGCTCATTTTTATCAATTTTTCTGTCAACATTTGTTTTGAAATTATAAATAACAGACtagaatcaaatcaaattccCCACATTATTACCATAATCCTGTCAGTTGAATATTTACTCATTCCTCCTTTATTCAATCCCATAATATATGGATTAAAACTGCAGGAGATTTTGAAAAGCATCAAGAGGTTGATTTCATGGAAGAGGGCTGAGGTTTATTTTTAG
- the LOC128600772 gene encoding olfactory receptor 10J4-like, with protein MDYYNVTYLTLEGHVELEKYRYVYFVMVLTLYLLIISCNGLVIFVIFTNKCLHEPMYIFIAALLCNALYGLTALYPKLLIDFLSEIQIVSYEACIFQSFFIYTYAISEFTLLSAMAYDRYVSICKPLQYATIIKMSTVKRLLFCCWCVPCCENSIALTLTFQVKLCRFKLNRIYCNNSSVVKLSCGDISVRNSYALFIFLCCISISDILVINNRLESDQIPHIFTMIMSVKNLVIPPLLNPIIYGLKMQKIFNYIWSYLQLSVNNAV; from the exons ATGGATTATTATAATGTGACGTATTTAACTCTGGAGGGCCATGTGGAGTTGGAGAAATACAgatatgtttattttgtaatggttCTCACACTTTACCTGTTGATCATTAGTTGTAATGGTCTTGTCATTTTTGTCATATTCACAAACAAATGTCTCCATGAACCCATGTACATTTTCATTGCTGCTTTGCTTTGTAATGCTCTCTATGGATTAACTGCTCTTTATCCTAAATTGCTCATTGATTTTTTGTCTGAAATTCAGATCGTCTCCTATGAAGCATGTatatttcagtcattttttatttacacatatgCCATATCAGAGTTCACACTGTTATCAGCTATGGCCTATGACAGATATGTGTCCATCTGTAAACCATTACAATATGCTACGATTATAAAAATGTCCACTGTGAAAAGGCTCTTATTTTGCTGTTGGTGTGTGCCTTGCTGTGAAAATAGTATAGCATTGACATTAACATTTCAGGTTAAGCTTTGTAGGTTCAAGTTAAATagaatatactgtaataattcTTCCGTTGTTAAATTAAGTTGTGGAGACATATCTGTAAGAAACTCATATGCATTGTTCATTTTTCTGTGCTGTATTTCCATCAGTGATATTT TGGTTATTAATAACAGACTAGAATCAGATCAAATTCCTCACATTTTCACGATGATCATGTCAGTGAAAAATCTGGTTATTCCTCCTCTACTCAATCCAATAATATATGGACTGAAAATGCAGAAGATTTTTAACT ATATTTGGTCCTACTTGCAGCTCTCTGTCAACAATGCTGTCTGA